The segment agagcgcgagctccattggtatttctacgtcttgaaaataagacgatagatgttttgctcggatttaccgaaagtgcagtttctcggcaccacgtttctacgacacgtagtgcctgctgcattaagtcaaataatgtgcttatgcactttccaactactaggatgagatagtcatccgcaaaaccatatgacggatagcctagaccattgagtatcctcaataggccgtccgccacaaggttccataaaagacgcgagagaacgccaccttgtggacatccacaaacactttgcttccaaatgcttgcttgccgtaaggacgaaaaaagcaatcggttactaagcatttgttctatccactttatgattattgaaggcacattatggtaacgagcagcctccaaaatggaagcgaaagatacgttatcaaacgcgccttcaatatccaaaaaagttcctaagcaagattccttttgtgaaaaagcaacctcaattttatccaccacatcatgtaataaagtggttgtagacttgccactttgataagcatgctgtgctgaatgaagaggaacttctactaagcttgtttcgcggatgtggtgatcaacaatccgctcaagtgatttaagcaagaaagacgttagactgattggtctaaaacttttggcttgctcgtatgtcgcgcgtccacctttaggaataaacttaatggttatttcacgccattgagttgggatgtacccaatagcaatactacacacaaacatccttctcagaatgtgtttgaagtacttgaatcctttttgcagtagaatagggtatattccatctgttccaggagatttgtatggagagaagctgttcacggcccactcaatcgcttcagttgtgacaagtctccgagcaaaagcccatgagtctaagccacctaaaacgatttctggatcgtttcgaacttcaggttccacacagcccggaaagtgactataaaagagacattccaggatttcattgtcattcgaacagtattcaccgttcgaacttcgaatgttattaacctgataatctttcgattttgacagtattttattaagtcgacttgcctcgccgaaactggaaacgttgctacagaacctgtgccagctcgtgcgtgctgaagatcgtaaagcctttgcataggctttccgggcctgcttgaaaggctctacgccatccctccgacgtctattccaggctctcctgcatcgtttctttagttccgcgagatgagagttccaccatggtgttcctctagtcgttttaatagtttttagtgggcaagctacttcaaaagcttccgcaataaaagatgttgtgacatctacagccacatccaagtcgatcgatgactcaatcgtcggttcgaatccttgaaatttcgtcgccagttcctcctcaaagagttcccagtcagaaaatctcggattgcgaaatgttgcagcgttcaaggagacacccaaatgatcaaaatatataaagcaatgatcagatattggtgtctcatttgaaacatgccattgtgccaactcatgactgatcctgttagagcagagtgttatatctaacacttcctctctaccagctcgtatgaaagttggacaattgccaatgttgagtattccaaggttggtactactcaaatattccatcaaatcagagcctctcggattgatatccgagctgccccaaatgatgtgatgggcattggcatcactgcctacaatgagcggaagcccactagattggcagtatctcaccacatttctgaaatcgtcgctgggagacggttcatcgtgtggtaagtatgcagaacagtagacatagcgcctatggacatcatccacgacgagttctactgtgactgcacaaatatctcgagtagtcaactcagagataaggcatgcactaattgacctatgcaacaatatgcatgccctgggcatcaaacgaggatttgtcataccagttttgctgaaaacagcaaagttctggtttccaatatccgtcgaatgaaagtaccccttgcgaaaatatggctcctggaccaatgcgatggtgacagagccattaaaaagtttttcgcataaatacaaatttgctgcccgtttgtgttgaagatttatttgtgcgactctaactatttgactagcggagtatatgcacaaacaatctccaacacagatcagacagcaaattgtaagcgaagccaattaagttggccagaacgcacttggcgtaaaacccataagggaaattgggcaggactactatgctgttcccacgaaacgcaagggacaacaaagatcgaccataccagagccccgcatggcacagtaggggcaagatgcccaaagtactccgttcgcgactggcatgttttcacccctccagccattcagtcatcggcacggagatagaccttgacttaggggcacctgatttgccgactcccggcaggaacaggtcccgtggctcaatttttgcccaaacgtacaattcggcaccaaccgccaaagggcgtaagtgcagattgtgtaaaacagaccgattaagaatctctctctctctgtgctaagccagctgagaaaataactctctcccggtgtgctcacaccccgcagccgcgccctccgaaaatcctgcgccgaactgcacgattaggtagccggaaaccacacggcgagtgttccaccttctctgtctgcatacgacaaccaaagttgcgtaccaccaggtgcgcaactttggctaccgtaccccagccggcatctcgtggaggtagagataggagttagaaaacagaggtgatatatttgcacatgttcactcatttgccagcctagggtcgaaaaatatcaaaatcttggttcggtttgaactaaaatttaagtactgtacaaaatatttgtattaaatttttaataatatggaaaaatatacgctggtttcttctcttttgtttagttattgaaggtttgatgttattatttttttcttggcagcccccccccccccccttcaacaatattttgagaccaggacataaacatAAACCACGAGCTCCTGGTcctttgagaccaggacataaatttGCTTAAGccttatggctgctaaaatggttaatcagcgcataaatgtttcttgggctacgccatgttcttggaggcggcaaagtcgataagtcttaggcccatttcattggtcagctggtgtgcgctgaactctccaatcaccggtttgtttTCCTCCTCGTGGCCTGCACGGTCagctgagcattgaaatccccaatgacgatcttgatatcatgttttgggcagcggtcgtattcactcttcaACTAtccgtagaattcatccttgtcgtcatcggtacttctgaggtgaggactATGcatgttgatgatgcttatgttgaagaatcggcctttgattctcaacctgcacattcgaggattgattggccaccacccaatcacctgTTCCGCTACTCGCTGATCAtcatgaaagctgtacccagctcgtttGTGTTACCGCTGCTCTGGTGGATGGTATGTTCATCTCTGAATGTAGTTACCGTTGAGCTCGTCCAGTTCACCTTTTGCagtgctacgacgtcgaacttacggttcttcaatacgtcggagagcactcgagtgctaccttggaagttgagagatcggcagttctatGTCTCGAGTTtctaatccatagtccttttccgTCGCGTGGCTCTATTTCGATTGTTTCAGTtcgaatttccttgttcttcctTCATTGCTTTAGTTTTTTACCCTTTGTTTCGCCGGAgtaccaacgaagctcgaaagtgctttccttccctgtcagcatacgatcaGGACATAGACTTTTCCATTAAATTGGTATAAGCTTAAGCaactttattttaaatttaatatttagtACTAGAAATAATTGACTAGGTCAGTTACTTAGTAGTCTAAATATTTCGGTAGCATTCCAAACTGAGTGGATTGTTTAttgcaaaattttcgttttcatttttactCTCCTTGGcaaagagaggaaaaaagatagTCTAAAAGAACATTGTGCAATGTCAGTAAATATTGTGTAATACgcctcattttttttatttacagaCGACCCCTGCAAAATGGCTGAACCACTGCTAAGCTCTTGTTGCCGCTGCTACTCTCTAAAGACTGGGTCGATTGTTTCTGGTGTTTTGGGAATTGTGCTGTCAGTAATTTCAATTATAGTAATTTTTACCACCAGAGTCGAGTTTAAAACTATTTTAATGGATTGGCTGCCCCAAAATGTGGTGAAAATCATATTTGTATTAAATCTGTGCATGACTATTCTAATTTCACTCATTATGATACTCGGAGTTCTCAAGGTAGGCTCACATAAATACACAATGAAAGTGAcgtattttgattcatttttattgtagaaaaaccattttctaatGATGCCTTGGGTGATACTAGGAATTATGCTCGCGATAGGGTTGCTCATAAGCGTAATTTATACGGCTGTCGTTTATTTTATCGAAGGATTTGTATTAGGTGGCACACTTTGGATAATTATTGGTCTGGTATCTGTAGGTAAGTATTGTAGCACTTGCTCATCCTTCCTACATAAAGCACGTATCGCAGACTTTCTTTCTTCTCATATAGTAAACCAGAATTTTTTAAAGGGGATATTTAGGCTTGATAAAATATTCTGAAGTCATTCTCGCTAATGGTTATTTTGCATTGCCGAgtagaattctattcaaattgaGGTTTTGTAGCTGTCCAGTTAGCTTTTGCTGTTATATGAGCTAATGCTCGGTTAATCGGTGCAGCTGGAATCGTGTATCCTTGTTttgtatatttaaaaaaatgcaaatatttttatatatcattttaaaattattaagtcattttaaaagtcattttaaaaatttgatagTCAGAAATTTAACAAAAACTAACAACAACATTCGATTGCGCGTCCAAAAATCTATATAAAAAGTGTATGGGTATAATTCTATCGCATATTGCTTTAGGAACATTTGatcgtgaaaattatttttcggAAAAGTAACGTCAATGAAATGAATTTTATTCGATTTGTTTTTCCTTCAAAATGGTTTGTTTATGTTTTacttgattaataacatttttttCAGTGGTCTATACCTACATGTGGGCGGTGGTGTACAGTCACTTTGTTGTACAGAAGAATGAAAATGAACGTGGAAGGTACTCCAAACAGCCATATCGACGATAAATATTCGGATGTTATTCGCAAAGGAAGAGGATCATACTTAAAATTAAGATTTTGTAACAACGCAATGCTgcatacataatatttatagttTATACTaatgttttattatttatttgtagatgtaatttcttttatttattaagTTTTATCGTTCGTTAATATTATTAATATACAAGTTATGTGAAGAAATTAACTCTCTAAAAATTAGaagaattttaataaaaaattgaatCTCATATTTTATTATGCAATTTGGTTATccttcaaaaacgtaaaacgtGATTAACTGTAATAAAATGGTACTTGAAGTACCGAAGTACCACAAATAAATGTATTATTTATTAGAAACAAGATGACCCGGcaaacttatttatttattcatagaAAAAGGACTGCACTCAAGTtataagttaaattttgcagtttttgaAGGAGTTCAGCGTTTGGTGTGGTCGATTAAACACCGATTTTTAGTGAGTTTCTATATCGAACAACTGTTGTTCCTCAGCTACTTGCAAATCTGTCTTTTTTTGGGTAATACCTATAAAGTGAGACAACACCATttatacgtttttgaacctcccccttgcTAATGGCCACCTTATTCCCCTGTTTCAGAAATCCACTTTTGTGGTCCAACCACTGCATAatgggcagaatcgaccgaaaaatggaactttttgttgccgctgttttccAGGGGTAAAAAGTAACTTTTCATATGTAGAAATCACAAGCAATCGATTGGTGACGGTCTCAACCCGCAGAAATTACgagaagtagcccattttgctcCGTTAACCTCCAATGTCTAATTAATAGTTTTGAAGAAATCATGTACAAACTCCCTCtattttgagattctatggtaagaAAAGTAGTAGAATTTTAGGAAGAAACCCGAATTactccacctagcggtgtgaccttgCCTTTTTATTACAACAATagttattttttaattactCAAGAACAGCTAAAATTAAGTTGACCATGTTTTCAAACATCAGTTCCTTATTCTTCAAAATCCTTATATAATAGTGAAATTCGCAAGTGCGTACTGCGtgtaataattatattttctttccaagGGTGCataaatatttcatttgtaagcgtcatttgaagcgtcggaagcgccgcccactgagggGCAACAATagttattttttaattactCAAGAACAGCTAAAATTAAGTTGACCATGTTTTCAAACATCAGTTCCTTATTCTTCAAAATCCTTATAGTGTagtagtatatatatatatatatatatatatatatatatatatatatatatatatatatatatatatatatatatatatatatatatatatatatatatatatatatatatatatatatatatatatatatatatatatatatatatatatatatatatagctgacccgacaaacttcgtattgccacaaattaacctgtgttgtacataaatcatgaatctcggatgatctttgtcacttcgtATGTGgttctgaagcccgaaagttaaaaaggtctgtagacccgttatatatatatatatatagaaaattagaaattaactctctaacgggtctacagacctttttaactttcgggcttcagaacCACATacgaagtgacaaagatcatccgagattcatgatttatgtacaacacaggttaatttgtggcaatacgaagtttgtcgggtcagctatatatatatatatatatatatatatatatatatatatatatatatatatatatatatatatatatatatatatatatatatatatatatatactagctgacccgacaaacttcgtattgccacaaattaacctgtgttgtacataaatcatgaatctcggatgatctttgtcacttctcgagttttgcaagcccctcagtgggcggcgcttccgacggcgggtcaccggcaacactcgcgaccggctcgtcctgaatgatctagtgttactatagatagtttttgtggtcttgttattgattaatgttttatggaagagtctcgaatttctcgagttggattagtttttgagtttcgcaaaaatttctgttttatttgtatgagagtccatatccccctaccacaggggtgagaggtctctaactatcataaaataaattcaagactcaaaaatctcctacatgctaaatttggttccatttgcttgattagtactcaaattataaggaaatttgtatttcgtttgtatgggagcccaccctcttaaaagggaaaggggtcgtaatacaccacagaaaaaaattctgctatctaaaactctcacatgccaaatttggttccatttgcttgattagttctaaagttatgagcaaatttgtatttcgtttgaatgggagccccccccccctcctaaaaaggtaagaagtcctaattcatcatgggaaaaatggttgcctccaaaaacacccacatgccaaatatggttccatttgcttgattagttctcgaattatgaggaaatttgtatttcatttgtgtagaagccccccctcttgaagtgtggaaggatcctaattcaccgtagaaaatatttttgcctccaaaaacctccacatgccgaatttggttctatttgcttgattagttctcgagttatgggaaaatttgtatttcatttgtattggagcccccccctcctaatgtgggaagaggtcctaattcatcacagaaaaaattcttgcctccaaaaacacctacacgccaaatttggttccatttgctggattagttctcgagttatgaggaaatttgtatttcgtttgtataggattcccaattcatcattgaaaaaaaaaattgtctccaaaaacacacacatgccaaatttggttcaattcgcttgattagttctcgagttatgacgaaatttgtatttcatttgtacaggagcccctcctcttaaagtggggaggggtcctaattcaccatagaaaattttcttgctctcgaaaaccttcacatgccaaatttggttccatttgcttgattagttctcgagttattaggaaatttgtatggaaaccccccctcttaaaggggagaggagttataattccccttataaagaggggaggggtctcaaattaccctagaataaattcttgtcaccgaaaacacccacatgccaaatttggttctatttgcttgattagttctcgagttatgcagaaatttgtgtttcatttgtatgggagccccccctcttagtggggggaggggtctctaaccatcactaaaacctttcctggccccaaaaatctctacatgcaaattttcacgccgatttgttcagtagtttttgattctataaggaacacaggacagacagacagacagacagacagacagaaatccttctttataggtatagatatatatatatagaaaattagaaattaactctctaacgggtctacagacctttttaactttcgggcttcagaacCACATACGAAGCTAGTTTCGTATtaacaatatgaaaaatgtgttcaaaccaatttcttgatattttgacATTAATACCATAATATTCTAATCATGCGTGCAAGAATTAtgatctttcaaaaacaaaaattcagaaaattcacaaaaaaaaaaatatagcgcgaatattttctttttcacttcacgATTTCCTGCCTTACCCTTACATACAAAcaccaacttggttttattttattaaataataataactaCTTAATAATTAtcagttaatattttttattgtaatAGATATTTGAATTGAACTTTGGTATAGCTGTTTATCATTACGAAAACACCGTTCTGATtcagaacagtctcaaacttcgaacacttcaaaataaaatgcttgttagtatcgctaatctgataaaatattatgcttattgtacaccaccgtgttcctTAGAATGTCCtttatccggtgaggtatgacattgaactgtaggactgcTTGTAAGAAATTAGCAGTCGTTGGAAAacgtgagaactcagattttaacttggtTCGCATTGGGGCGatccaaccaacggttgaaagccctatcaaatagtaaataaataaataaattacttGGTTCGCATAATCTTAGTGTTttgtgcaaaagtagctgttttttcgtttgcattatcttaggtaccaattttagaacgttTTCTTTCCCACTTCGCGATTACCTATTAGATAAGTGCAAGGTATGTATGTACTGaatcatagttaaaatacaatatttcatgcattattttaaagtTAAGTATTAGATAAGCTAAAGTGTTCTAAAgtttgctaaagtttgaatcacgttttgaggagtgattcaaacttcgaacagccACGAATAATATCGGGTTTTTCCGGGGTTTCCTTtaggaaaatgaattatctgcattgtagAGCTGTACAAAGTAAACTTGCTATATAGATGTACCACATCGGAGTTCGAAAATTGTAGCAATTGACTACGGAAGTATGGATTGAAACTAATGATCGtgtcaaaaatttaaatcacactgtCAGGTGTATTTAAAAAGACAGTTTTTAATAAAAGGAtataatttcacttatttaagtggaatgacactaaaagcattaataattatcaaagtaatacaagtgttcgatgtctgagactgaattCGAGCTTTGAAAGTCAACCATGAAAGTCTtcaaagtttgaatcaaaaccgaactgttatgttttagtatttt is part of the Sabethes cyaneus chromosome 2, idSabCyanKW18_F2, whole genome shotgun sequence genome and harbors:
- the LOC128737077 gene encoding uncharacterized protein LOC128737077 produces the protein MAEPLLSSCCRCYSLKTGSIVSGVLGIVLSVISIIVIFTTRVEFKTILMDWLPQNVVKIIFVLNLCMTILISLIMILGVLKKNHFLMMPWVILGIMLAIGLLISVIYTAVVYFIEGFVLGGTLWIIIGLVSVVVYTYMWAVVYSHFVVQKNENERGRYSKQPYRR